From the genome of Leishmania infantum JPCM5 genome chromosome 34, one region includes:
- a CDS encoding putative malate dehydrogenase encodes MKPSTLSRFKVTVLGASGAIGQPLALALVQNKRVSELALYDIVQPRGVAVDLSHFPRKVKVTGYPTKWIHKALDGADLVLMSAGMPRRPGMTHDDLFNTNALTVNELSAAVARYAPKSVLAIISNPLNSMVPVAAETLQRAGVYDPRKLFGIISLNMMRARKMLGDFTGQDPEMLDVPVIGGHSGQTIVPLFSHSGVELRQEQVEYLTHRVRVGGDEVVKAKEGRGSSSLSMAFAAAEWADGVLRAMDGEKTLLHCSFVESPLFADKCRFFGSTVEVGKEGIERVLPLPSLNEYEEQQLDRCLPDLEKNIRKGLVFVAENAATSTPSTASP; translated from the coding sequence ATGAAACCATCGACCTTAAGTCGCTTCAAAGTCACCGTCTTGGGCGCCAGCGGGGCCATCGGCCAGCCGCTCGCTCTGGCGCTCGTACAGAACAAGCGAGTCAGTGAGCTGGCACTCTACGACATTGTGCAgccgcgcggcgtcgccgtcgaccTCTCCCATTTTCCACGCAAGGTCAAGGTAACGGGGTACCCGACAAAGTGGATTCACAAGGCTCTAGATGGAGCGGATCTCGTTCTGATGTCGGCTGGCATGCCCCGCCGACCCGGCATGACCCACGATGACCTCTTCAATACAAATGCTCTTACTGTGAACGAGctgagcgcggcggtggcgaggtACGCCCCCAAATCCGTTTTAGCCATTATTAGCAATCCACTGAATAGCATGGTGCCTGTCGCCGcagagacgctgcagcgggcTGGAGTGTATGACCCTCGCAAGCTCTTTGGCATCATTTCTCTGAACATGATGCGGGCCCGCAAGATGCTGGGCGATTTTACTGGTCAGGACCCGGAGATGCTGGACGTGCCCGTCATTGGCGGGCATAGCGGGCAAACCATAGTTCCTCTTTTCTCGCACTCTGGAGTGGAGTTGAGGCAAGAGCAGGTGGAGTACCTGACGCATCGCGTACGCGTGGGTGGCGACGAGGtggtgaaggcgaaggagggcCGTGGGTCTTCGTCGCTGTCGATGGCGTTTGCGGCTGCCGAGTGGGCGGACGGGGTGCTGCGTGCGATGGACGGCGAAAAGACTTTATTGCACTGCTCTTTTGTCGAAAGCCCGCTGTTCGCTGACAAGTGCCGCTTCTTCGGCAGCACCGTGGAGGTGGGCAAGGAGGGAATCGAGCGGGTGCTGCCACTGCCTTCGCTGAACGAGTatgaggagcagcagctggaccGCTGCCTCCCGGACCTGGAGAAAAACATCCGCAAAGGATTAGTATTCGTGGCGGAAAACGCGGCCACGTCGACACCCTCGACCGCCTCGCCTTAG
- the mMDH gene encoding mitochondrial malate dehydrogenase, whose protein sequence is MRSSAARLFRVAVLGAAGGIGQPLSLLLKCSPLVTSLSLYDIRGGPGVAADLSHIPSPAEVTGFSSGELEKAVKGADLALVVAGIPRKPGMTRDDLFHTNASIVRDLAIAVGTHAPKAIVGIITNPVNSTVPVAAEALKKVGVYDPARLFGVTTLDVVRARTFVGEALGASPYDVDVPVVGGHSGETIVPLLSGFPSLSEEQVRQLTHRIQFGGDEVVKAKNGAGSATLSMAYAASEWSISMLKALRGDRGIIEYALVESDMQRPHSRFFGCAVELGTNGVERVLPMPKLNAYEQQLLDACLPALSAEFRKGVDFAVKPHLSQDS, encoded by the coding sequence ATGCGCTCCTCTGCGGCTCGGCTGTTCCGCGTTGCCGTCCTGGGAGCGGCTGGCGGCATCGGCCAGCCCTTGTCGCTCCTCCTAAAGTGCAGCCCTCTAGTGACGAGTCTTTCGCTCTACGACATTCGCGGCGGACCAGGCGTGGCTGCGGACCTCTCCCACATTCCGTCACCGGCAGAGGTGACCGGGTTTTCCTCAGGTGAGCTGGAGAAAGCCGTGAAGGGAGCGGACttggcgctggtggtggctggCATCCCCCGCAAACCGGGGATGACGCGCGACGACCTCTTCCACACGAACGCCAGCATCGTGCGCGAtctcgccatcgccgttggcacgcacgcgccgaaGGCAATTGTTGGTATTATCACGAACCCCGTCAACAGCACTGTGCCAGTGGCTGCTgaggcgctgaagaaggTCGGCGTGTACGACCCTGCGCGCCTCTTTGGCGTCACCACACTCGACGTTGTCCGTGCCCGCACCTTCGTTGGAGAGGCGCTCGGTGCCAGCCCGTACGACGTTGACGTCCCCGTTGTTGGCGGCCACAGCGGTGAGACGATTGTGCCGTTGCTATCAGGCTTCCCGTCGCTGTCGGAGGAgcaggtgcggcagctgacGCACCGCATCCAGTTTGGTGGTGATGAGGTGGTGAAGGCCAAGAATGGTGCGGGCTCGGCGACGCTGTCCATGGCGTACGCGGCCTCGGAATGGTCCATCTCGATGCTCAAGGCTCTTCGTGGTGATAGGGGCATTATCGAGTACGCTCTTGTGGAAAGTGACATGCAGCGGCCACATTCTCGCTTCTTTGGATGTGCAGTGGAACTTGGCACAAACGGCGTAGAGCGTGTGCTGCCGATGCCGAAGCTGAACGCCTACGAACAGCAGTTGCTGGACGCGTGCCTTCCTGCACTCAGCGCTGAGTTCCGCAAGGGGGTCGACTTTGCCGTCAAGCCGCACCTCTCACAGGATAGTTGA